The Littorina saxatilis isolate snail1 linkage group LG15, US_GU_Lsax_2.0, whole genome shotgun sequence genome contains a region encoding:
- the LOC138947945 gene encoding cholecystokinin receptor type A-like → MTDSTTSSSPGGSTCAEEDLQGKSLQLTIVLSVYGTVGFVGNMLIFIVYSREKGKMSHAVYIYTLAIVDLTVCSVIIPYTIFFERQSITSDVVCRGLELFRHTLVMVSNMLLLAIAVERYMSVFKPWRPGTQRKAKKIIAAIFVSCAVCGTPAVTIFTVTTKPNNVTSAPTGSNVTSCAAHAYCQFTTMGLFGEMWARLYQGFLALEFFAAVTVIAILYINVYRKIWARVQWRKKLAPQAARTSALHPNGTGTASHSRNDNTSSHFPIKANKSKHAWSTSESRLYPSIVNDLQNSNEIRAVREIGVAPAFEKDGQNHHEIETAKEPVSGAPVDTVTHHMREEDEDSSSSTDSVLEDIAETSGAVFLTVPVKSSKRLRSAKIRQSVPLNEHPVRVVIEPEADNHSNTVTAAANVSKTTATATTNGNSNQQSNNNNEPSRHDNRKKAGTMLFICTLIYVLTWLPFWVDIFGATDNLVFRYTFLLGHVTNPLVYGALNAKVREEIKRLLLCRR, encoded by the exons ATGACAGACTCAACCACCAGCAGTTCTCCTGGAGGAAGCACGTGTGCTGAGGAAGACCTGCAAGGAAAGAGTCTTCAACTCACCATCGTACTGTCAGTGTACGGTACCGTTGGCTTTGTGGGCAATATGCTCATTTTCATTGTGTACAGCAGAGAAAAAGGGAAAATGTCTCATGCAGTCTATATTTACACGCTGGCTATCGTTGATTTAACTGTTTGCAGTGTGATCATCCCTTACACCATCTTTTTTGAAAGGCAAAGCATCACTTCTGACGTCGTTTGTCGAGGTTTGGAGTTATTTCGACATACCCTCGTCATGGTCTCGAACATGTTGTTACTTGCCATCGCTGTAGAGCGTTACATGTCAGTGTTCAAACCATGGCGGCCTGGCACACAGAGGAAAGCCAAAAAAATCATAGCGGCCATTTTTGTTTCGTGTGCCGTATGCGGCACTCCAGCCGTCACCATTTTTACCGTCACAACGAAGCCTAACAACGTCACTTCCGCTCCTACCGGAAGCAACGTGACGTCATGCGCCGCGCATGCGTACTGCCAGTTCACCACCATGGGACTTTTTGGCGAAATGTGGGCCAGGCTGTATCAGGGTTTCCTCGCTTTAGAATTCTTTGCTGCTGTCACCGTCATCGCCATTCTCTACATCAACGTGTATCGGAAGATTTGGGCGAGGGTTCAGTGGAGAAAAAAACTGGCACCGCAGGCAGCAAGAACTAGTGCCCTTCATCCAAACGGCACGGGCACTGCCTCCCATAGCAGAAATGACAACACCTCCTCGCACTTTCCTATCAAAGCAAACAAGTCTAAGCACGCTTGGAGCACCAGCGAAAGCAGACTCTACCCCAGCATCGTCAATGATCTCCAAAATTCCAATGAAATTAGAGCAGTCAGGGAGATAGGGGTTGCTCCTGCGTTTGAAAAAGACGGTCAAAATCACCATGAGATTGAAACAGCGAAAGAGCCAGTGAGCGGTGCTCCTGTggacacagtgacacatcacATGAGGGAAGAGGATGAGGATAGCAGTAGTAGTACGGACAGCGTGCTTGAGGACATTGCCGAGACATCTGGTGCCGTCTTCCTTACAGTGCCGGTCAAGTCGTCCAAAAGGCTGAGATCTGCAA AAATACGCCAGTCAGTCCCACTGAATGAACACCCCGTCCGTGTCGTCATAGAGCCGGAAGCGGACAACCACAGCAACACTGTGACAGCGGCAGCCAACGTCTCCAAGACAACCGCCACAGCCACCACCAACGGCAACAGCAACcaacaaagcaacaacaacaacgaaccaTCGCGACATGACAACAGAAAGAAGGCAGGAACCATGCTTTTCATCTGTACGCTCATCTACGTGCTCACTTGGCTCCCGTTCTGGGTCGACATTTTCGGAGCGACGGACAACTTGGTCTTCCGTTACACTTTTCTGTTGGGTCACGTGACTAACCCGCTGGTGTACGGCGCGTTGAATGCCAAGGTCAGAGAGGAGATTAAGCGTCTTTTGCTGTGCCGCCGGTGA